From Paenibacillus sp. PL2-23:
TACTTAAAAAAGCAGATTCCAGAAAAGTATTAATTTTTTGCCCGTTTATAAATGTATGTTTTGTTTTATCAATAGGAGTGATTGTATTATCTTTTGTCAAAGGTATCTGTAAAGAAGCGATTGGTAGCATTACTCCGTTTGCTTCCTCTTTGATCGCAGTGACAAAGTCTAATGATTTATCGATTAGATGCTTCGGTAATGCTACATTTAATGTATAAATCTTTTGCTCACCAGATCTTAAAGGATTGGATGCAAATACGCTTACATCAAGCGGATATACCGCCAGCGAATCGGTTTGAATAAGGAGATTAAGTTTACTTAAATCGGCAGAATTAAGCCCATTATTCCGAATTTGATAATTTATTTGAAGGTAGGCATTGTTTTGGTCTTGCGTCATTATAACCTGATCTATTTTGAAATTTAACTTACTATTTCCAAACACCGAAAGTTTTTCTTTATTTACTGGTGTCGAAACAGAAGATCCTTTCGGAAATTGAATACTGCCTAGCTTTCTTTCATAATTTGGTGCACTGAAATCCCATTCTACTATATCAAATACAAATTCATTCAATTTAGTGTCTTTGTCTACAATTGAATAGAAAGTAATTGTATCACTACTATTGGCGGAAATTGCTTTTAAACTCTTATCTTGTTCTGAAATTTTTGTCGTAAACGATTTACCATTGGTTGCTCTTAAACGAACCCAATAATCATTTAAAGAAAGCTCTTTGTTCCCGGTATTCTTAATTAAAAATGTAAATGCTATTATTCGTCCTTGATCTTGCATCAGAAACTGCGCATCTAATAGACTAATCGTACTCACATTGTTCATTTTTATCACTTGATCAGAAAAACTTAAAGAATCTGCATTTGTTGTTGGAATTGTTGTCAACACTGTAGCATTTTGAACTAACAAAACACATGTAATCATTGCAATAATACTTGTCTTTACTATTATTGATTTCACTTTTATTTCCCCTCCTATTTATATTACCTATATAGACGACTGGACCCTGATGATTGTTACAAGTCCATGTATCTTTTATTATAAAAATGTTTTGTGAACTGTATATGTATTTACAAGCATTCAGATAATTTTCATTTTAAAGATTCAGGTTCGACGAGATTTTGAACCTAAAATTACCTTTAGAAGTATTCAGGTAAGTATAAGAAAAAGACAGGAGATTAATCTCCTGTCTTTTTCTTTAAAAAAGTATTAATTAGTTAACAACGATAACAGCAGTTCCAGTTACATTGTTGGAAGTGATATAAGTCAGAGTTGCTTGACCAGGTGCTTCAGCAGTTACAACTAGACCATTAACAGACGCTACCTTAGCATCGCTGGAAGTCAAGAAGCCAGTAACAGTGATATCCACACCATATTGGTCTTTAACAGCTACTTTATAATCAGTACCTGTGTTTGCTGTGAATGTTAATGTTCCACCATCAGCTACACTGTACTCAGATTTACCAAACTCAACTTTTGTAGCAACCGGTGCAACTGTAGAAACAGTGACAGTTGTTTCGGCAAGTTTAGTAGAACCTTTGTATGCAGTGATAGTAGCTGTACCTTCACCAACACCTTGAATTGTTTTGTTATTAACAGAAACCTTAGTTGTATCGGATGTTGTTACAAAATCAAATGCAGTATCTTGAACAAGCGCTACCTCTGTAGAATTAATCTTACCTACAAGCTGAATTGTTTTAGCATGAGCTGCAGATACGGCTTCGTTAATTTTACCGCCGAAGATTGTTCCTACGGATTTAATTTCATAGGATTTAACATCAGCGACCTTAACGACATTTACATCAAATTCAAACTTGGAGTTAGCTAAGCCTTTGATTTCTGCTTTGAACTTGGTAACACCAGTTTTTGTAGTATCAGCGAGAAGACCAGTAACAACACCATTGTTAGATACGATGCTAACAGAGTCACCCGAAACGATGGAAAGTTCTACAGTACCATCTGCATTTCCAGCATCCACAATTTCCAGTCCGGAAACAGTTTTAGTGCGGTTGTAGTTATCCAAGAAAGTTACTTTATCTTTGTTGAAGTCGACTTGAGCGCCATTTGTAAGTGTTGTAAGAACACTAGTAACGCCGTTTACTTTAACAGCTGTTGCGGATTTCTTAACAGCCAATTGCAATTGACCAACTTGTGCACCATTTACATAAGCGTAAACATATGCATTTGCATCGCTAGCAATTGTGTCAAATTTGAACAAAAGCTCGCCTTTACCGTTAACTTTTGGATATCCAGCGGCGAAAGCAACGTTGGAAGTAACGTTAACTTCATTTGTACCGTTGCCGAATTTGATGTCTTTAGCCGCTACATTACCGTTGAATTGATCAACAGCAACATAAGGAATCTTAACCTCTTCTCCAGCCACTACAAGGACGCCTGGGTTATTGATTTGGAAATTTTTGATAACAGAAGTGTCTTCAATTTTAACACTTGTAGTACCAGTTGCACCTGTTGTAGGGTTAACTGCATTTACAACCAGTGTTGCTGCCTTTTTAACGCCGATAGTCAGAACGCCGTCTTTATCAACAGCATAGCTGCTTACAACATTATCTTGGCTCAGCATGAAAGTAATACCCGAAATTGTGAATGTAGACAAAGTACCATTCGCAGCTACGGTTACTTTTGCTGTTTCAGCAAGTTTAATTTCGGTGCCGTATTGGTCAGTCAAACCAACCGGAACAACTAGGCCTTCGTCACCAGCTGTAATACGTGTTTTATCTTTCAGCGGAGCAATAGTACCAAGTGTGATTTTTGTAGCTGCGCTTCCTGCAACAACTTTGAATGTTTTTGTATCACTCAAGCCGGAAGAATGTGTAACTGTGACAACAACGTTATCGTCAACTTTCGCTACATTGTCGTTA
This genomic window contains:
- a CDS encoding S-layer homology domain-containing protein gives rise to the protein MRKTSNSFSLDSVTSKQNSQKPKDIRGGEKKVMKKGLSLFVASSMVVSMFAGAAYAADKTPGEVLNDLGVIQGNGTDLKEDQSWARQDVVVLLSRLLGEEAEAKATAKGHTFTDVSDAFYDGFITWAVEEGLVEGKGEGKFGFKAEMKNQEFFAVVLRAFGVDTKGDKYAEVPALAIELGLATEATDMAAIPTRGETYATIVTALNTEIPGTGQTLGEKLGLIEVVDLAVGTVAQTGKGEITVNFNKAATDEEKKELTFTVENGLVKYPVTAKYAEDNKSVVLSSTYLPAGTYSVTVGSFDAKQVTVADEAPAKIEIGATSLQKAAGQSLNVKLYNQFGKEIANPSLNVTVYNATKGLQISADVNGKYDLSNDNVAKVDDNVVVTVTHSSGLSDTKTFKVVAGSAATKITLGTIAPLKDKTRITAGDEGLVVPVGLTDQYGTEIKLAETAKVTVAANGTLSTFTISGITFMLSQDNVVSSYAVDKDGVLTIGVKKAATLVVNAVNPTTGATGTTSVKIEDTSVIKNFQINNPGVLVVAGEEVKIPYVAVDQFNGNVAAKDIKFGNGTNEVNVTSNVAFAAGYPKVNGKGELLFKFDTIASDANAYVYAYVNGAQVGQLQLAVKKSATAVKVNGVTSVLTTLTNGAQVDFNKDKVTFLDNYNRTKTVSGLEIVDAGNADGTVELSIVSGDSVSIVSNNGVVTGLLADTTKTGVTKFKAEIKGLANSKFEFDVNVVKVADVKSYEIKSVGTIFGGKINEAVSAAHAKTIQLVGKINSTEVALVQDTAFDFVTTSDTTKVSVNNKTIQGVGEGTATITAYKGSTKLAETTVTVSTVAPVATKVEFGKSEYSVADGGTLTFTANTGTDYKVAVKDQYGVDITVTGFLTSSDAKVASVNGLVVTAEAPGQATLTYITSNNVTGTAVIVVN